A window of Longispora fulva contains these coding sequences:
- a CDS encoding RHS repeat-associated core domain-containing protein, whose amino-acid sequence MFAPPRPRRGWLSAAVAVGLAASLLSAAPALAAPYHPGHAQKETPVAGRSVKPGPASAPPIAPPFRGTAPVWPPATSVDVDLAAASGVRGLGAGQRASAVRAAGTPVWLATAGRPTATAVARKETVRTLDHAASAAAGVDGLVFAVSGDSGPLDIAVDYSGFRWAGGADWAQRLRLVELPDCALTTPTADGCHGRPVPSRTDTAAATVSTTVTGSRLLGLTTGTGSGAGNYAATPLSPSALWSAGSNTGGFSWAYPMRTPPSLGGPAPQLKLAYSSAAVDGKMAASNNQPGWVGEGFDLDPGFIERRYRPCVEDRGAGANNPDTGGDQCWATDNATLSFGGHGGELIKDPTVADRWRTRADDGTLVEHRTGAANGARNGEYWVVTTTDGTQYWFGQSAGATLTMPVAGNHADEPCHATAFADSFCVQAWQWHLDHVVDTHGNTMSYVYAKETNKYAKNNKTTDLVSYDRAGYLTRIDYGTRTDRTEAAPMQVVFDTADRCLSACATHDAGHWPDVPWDTECVTSPCTMLSPTFWSTKRLVKVTTRVAGSPVEEWTLTQSFPDPGDGTRAGLWLERISHKGLVRGTAPMPDVVFEGVQLSNRVDTYNDQYAAMKWWRLRTITLETGGKISVTYSAADCVPGTRMPDPAALQDNTLRCYPVRWKPEGNDDAIVDFFHKYVVTDITETDLPASGGAPRTLTHYDYVGDPAWHYTDDDGLIKAENKTWSVWRGYGAVRTVKGDPGERTVTEARYFRGMDGDHLPTGTRDVSLPAIAVGGVPKATDEDAFAGMTRETLVWNGAAEVSATVSEPWQSPPTATRTINNSTVYARHTQVAVAHTRTALDGGRGYRTTRTASTYENTYGTVTQAEDSGDEKVAGDETCTVTSYARNTGAWLVAAPNRIEKYGVTCAKVTAGTYTATDVIGDNRMSFDQQAFGAAPTRGEVTRNEELTSVAGARGYVTTARSDFDANGRVVANYDAHDQKTTTGYTPAAGGPVTGTTTTTPLLWKSTTTLDPAWGVTVATVDTNGRRSDLTYDPLGRLTAVWGPGRDKLSQSANATYTYLTRNDGPSVVTSAALTPNGGYKRSYALYDGLGRPRQSQTADESGGPNAVVADTLYDTAGRAARTNRGYLSTVAAGPNLFQPTGVIPVQNVTVFDGANRITADIVSTSAPSGGSPGATEKWRTSTSYGGDRTDRTPPAGGVVTSALTDAAGHTVELRQYHQGVAAGTADPATFDRTTYTFDNRDLLRRVTDSAGRHWDTTYDLRGRPVHATDPDSGATDTAYADTGEVLTETDAHGTLAFTYDPIGRKRTERVGTATGTVLAEWSYDTLASGSVVRGQLAKTTRYSGGRAYSTEVTGYTVDYQPTGNKITIPDEETGLGGNYTYAYTYKQDGSPATTRLPATGDLKLETLTYGYDLLGHQATVRDGYGTSPETDLVTGTGFTAFGEVGSFQLANNAGRTVDVTRTYDTDTRRLAQIWTSRQTGPTTISDIRFSYDPAGNTTRIADLTSGDTQCFRTDHLRRLAEAWTPGGADCAPDPAVGGGPAPYWQSYRYDTAGNRTTLVEHATSAGDRTTTSAVDPGRHLVTGTSTTDAAGTRTAGYTYTDAGDTWTRPTAAAGTQTLTWDPEGHLSTAKDTTGTTSYVYDGDGKRLIRTDPTGKTLYLPGQELRFTTAGSTTAAVRYYRHADGTVAMRTGAGITWLSADEHGTASVSVNAVSQAVAVRRQTPFGVPRGTTGTWVPQYDKGFLGGTNDNTGLTNLGAREYDPGTGRFISRDKVLRNDDPQQVNGYAYANNNPVTFTDPTGLDWLDSLSDAASDFVDTATDVIDRTDAPMFALGLGMTLLGGMTDTLGGALCATGVGAPLGAVVLAGGIYVTSAGVAIAVTAVAAPNIAYAVQNNDSGGGGGESDDPDSAATPREYEEEIRMLMKDHDNKGGGALTEENAIESLQGPPGTKPNVTEDGLKGGADIEFTDADGNVVLRREVKTTGNVDGYSSFNSHIKEANLQFDKDGEIFYQVKDGADVENWIQRWQGSRRGVDSYTKVKVRFRTESGKDLGTYNLGIKGKAGYTPPKPQPRPEPPRQQGGCRRYPGEC is encoded by the coding sequence GTGTTCGCACCACCACGCCCTCGCCGCGGTTGGCTGTCCGCCGCCGTGGCCGTCGGTCTCGCCGCCTCACTGCTCAGCGCCGCCCCGGCACTGGCAGCCCCCTACCACCCCGGTCACGCCCAGAAGGAAACCCCGGTCGCGGGGCGGTCCGTCAAGCCGGGCCCGGCCTCCGCCCCGCCGATCGCACCACCATTCCGGGGTACCGCCCCGGTGTGGCCCCCGGCCACCTCCGTCGACGTGGACCTCGCCGCGGCGTCCGGGGTCCGCGGTCTCGGGGCCGGACAGCGCGCCTCCGCCGTCCGGGCCGCCGGCACCCCGGTCTGGCTGGCGACGGCCGGGCGTCCAACGGCCACGGCCGTCGCGCGGAAGGAAACCGTGCGGACCCTCGATCACGCCGCCAGTGCCGCGGCCGGCGTCGACGGGCTCGTGTTCGCCGTGTCCGGCGACAGCGGGCCCCTCGACATCGCCGTCGACTACAGCGGCTTCCGCTGGGCCGGCGGCGCGGACTGGGCGCAGCGGCTGCGCCTGGTCGAGCTCCCCGACTGCGCGCTGACGACCCCGACGGCCGATGGTTGCCACGGCCGGCCGGTGCCATCCCGCACCGACACCGCCGCCGCGACCGTCAGCACGACCGTCACCGGCTCCAGGCTGCTGGGCCTCACCACCGGGACAGGCAGCGGCGCGGGCAACTACGCGGCCACCCCGCTGTCGCCGTCGGCGCTTTGGTCGGCGGGCTCCAACACCGGCGGGTTCTCCTGGGCGTACCCGATGCGCACCCCGCCGTCGCTCGGCGGCCCCGCGCCGCAGCTCAAGCTCGCCTACTCCTCCGCGGCGGTCGACGGCAAGATGGCCGCGTCCAACAACCAGCCCGGCTGGGTCGGTGAGGGCTTCGACCTGGATCCCGGCTTCATCGAGCGCCGGTACCGGCCGTGTGTCGAGGACCGGGGCGCCGGCGCCAACAACCCGGACACCGGCGGCGACCAGTGCTGGGCCACGGACAACGCGACCCTGTCCTTCGGCGGCCACGGGGGTGAACTGATCAAGGACCCGACCGTCGCCGACCGGTGGCGGACCCGCGCCGACGACGGCACGCTCGTCGAACACCGGACCGGGGCGGCCAACGGCGCGCGGAACGGCGAGTACTGGGTGGTCACCACCACGGACGGCACCCAGTACTGGTTCGGCCAGTCCGCGGGCGCCACGCTGACGATGCCCGTGGCCGGCAACCACGCCGACGAGCCGTGCCACGCGACCGCGTTCGCCGACTCGTTCTGCGTCCAGGCCTGGCAGTGGCACCTCGACCATGTCGTCGACACGCACGGCAACACGATGAGCTACGTCTACGCCAAGGAGACCAACAAGTACGCGAAGAACAACAAGACCACCGACCTCGTCAGCTACGACCGGGCCGGCTACCTGACCCGGATCGACTACGGCACCCGCACCGACCGCACCGAGGCCGCACCGATGCAGGTGGTCTTCGATACCGCCGACCGGTGCCTGTCGGCGTGCGCGACCCACGACGCCGGACACTGGCCCGACGTGCCGTGGGACACCGAGTGCGTCACGAGCCCGTGCACGATGCTGAGCCCGACGTTCTGGAGCACGAAGCGGCTGGTCAAGGTCACCACCCGGGTGGCGGGCAGCCCGGTCGAGGAATGGACCCTCACCCAGTCCTTCCCCGACCCCGGTGACGGCACCCGGGCCGGTCTGTGGCTGGAACGCATCTCCCACAAAGGGCTCGTGCGGGGTACCGCGCCGATGCCCGACGTCGTCTTCGAGGGCGTGCAGCTGTCCAACCGGGTGGACACCTACAACGACCAGTACGCCGCGATGAAGTGGTGGCGGCTGCGCACGATCACCCTCGAGACCGGTGGCAAGATCTCCGTCACCTACTCCGCCGCCGACTGCGTGCCCGGCACCCGGATGCCCGACCCCGCCGCGCTGCAGGACAACACACTGCGCTGCTATCCGGTGCGCTGGAAGCCTGAGGGCAACGACGACGCGATCGTGGACTTCTTCCACAAGTACGTCGTCACCGACATCACCGAGACCGACCTGCCCGCCAGCGGCGGCGCCCCGCGCACCCTGACCCACTACGACTACGTCGGCGACCCGGCCTGGCACTACACCGACGACGACGGCCTGATCAAGGCGGAGAACAAGACCTGGTCGGTGTGGCGCGGCTACGGGGCCGTGCGCACCGTCAAGGGCGACCCGGGCGAGCGGACGGTCACCGAGGCCCGGTACTTCCGTGGCATGGACGGCGACCATCTGCCGACCGGCACCAGAGACGTCTCCCTGCCGGCGATCGCCGTCGGCGGCGTACCGAAGGCCACCGACGAGGACGCCTTCGCCGGCATGACCCGCGAGACGCTCGTGTGGAACGGCGCCGCCGAGGTGTCGGCGACGGTGTCGGAACCCTGGCAGTCGCCACCGACGGCGACCCGGACCATCAACAACTCCACCGTGTACGCCCGGCACACCCAGGTCGCCGTCGCCCACACCCGCACGGCCCTGGACGGCGGTCGCGGCTACCGCACCACCCGGACCGCCAGCACCTACGAGAACACGTACGGCACGGTCACCCAGGCCGAGGACTCCGGCGACGAGAAGGTCGCCGGCGATGAGACCTGCACCGTGACCAGCTACGCCCGCAACACCGGCGCCTGGCTGGTCGCCGCGCCCAACCGGATCGAGAAGTACGGGGTGACCTGCGCGAAGGTCACCGCGGGCACCTACACGGCCACGGACGTTATCGGCGACAACCGGATGAGCTTCGACCAGCAGGCGTTCGGCGCCGCGCCGACCCGGGGCGAGGTGACCCGCAACGAGGAGCTGACCTCCGTTGCCGGCGCGCGCGGCTACGTGACCACCGCCCGCAGCGACTTCGACGCCAACGGCCGGGTGGTCGCCAACTACGACGCGCACGACCAGAAGACCACCACCGGGTACACGCCGGCCGCCGGTGGGCCGGTGACCGGCACGACGACCACCACCCCGCTGCTGTGGAAGTCCACGACCACCCTCGACCCCGCGTGGGGCGTCACGGTGGCGACGGTCGACACCAACGGACGCCGTTCGGACCTGACCTATGACCCGCTCGGTCGGCTGACCGCGGTCTGGGGACCCGGCCGGGACAAACTGAGCCAGTCCGCGAACGCCACCTACACGTACCTGACCCGCAACGACGGCCCGAGCGTCGTCACGTCCGCCGCGCTGACCCCCAACGGCGGCTACAAGCGGTCCTACGCCCTCTACGACGGGCTGGGCCGTCCCCGCCAGTCGCAGACCGCCGACGAGTCCGGCGGGCCCAACGCGGTGGTCGCCGACACCCTCTACGACACCGCCGGCCGGGCGGCCCGGACCAACCGGGGCTATCTGTCCACCGTGGCCGCCGGCCCGAACCTGTTCCAGCCCACCGGTGTGATCCCGGTGCAGAACGTGACCGTCTTCGACGGCGCGAACCGGATCACCGCCGACATCGTCAGCACCAGCGCGCCGTCCGGCGGCAGCCCCGGCGCCACGGAGAAGTGGCGCACCTCCACCTCGTACGGCGGGGACCGTACCGACCGTACGCCGCCTGCCGGCGGGGTGGTCACCTCCGCACTCACCGACGCCGCCGGGCACACCGTCGAGCTGCGCCAGTACCACCAGGGAGTGGCCGCGGGCACCGCCGACCCGGCGACCTTCGACCGGACCACCTACACGTTCGACAACCGCGACCTGCTGCGCCGGGTGACCGACTCCGCAGGCCGGCACTGGGACACCACCTACGACCTGCGCGGCCGGCCCGTGCACGCGACCGACCCGGACTCCGGGGCCACCGACACCGCCTACGCCGACACGGGCGAGGTCCTCACCGAGACCGACGCGCACGGCACCCTGGCGTTCACCTACGACCCGATAGGACGCAAGCGCACCGAGCGCGTCGGCACGGCCACCGGCACCGTGCTCGCCGAATGGTCCTACGACACGCTGGCCAGCGGTTCGGTGGTGCGCGGCCAGCTGGCGAAGACCACCAGGTACTCGGGCGGCCGGGCCTACTCCACCGAGGTCACCGGCTACACCGTCGACTACCAGCCCACCGGTAACAAGATCACCATCCCGGACGAGGAGACCGGACTGGGCGGCAACTACACCTACGCCTACACCTACAAGCAGGACGGCAGCCCTGCGACCACCCGACTGCCGGCGACCGGGGACCTGAAACTGGAGACCCTGACCTACGGATACGACCTGCTCGGGCACCAGGCCACGGTCCGCGACGGCTACGGCACCAGCCCGGAGACGGATCTGGTCACGGGTACCGGATTCACGGCCTTCGGTGAGGTCGGCAGCTTCCAGCTGGCCAACAACGCTGGCAGGACCGTGGACGTGACCCGCACCTACGACACCGACACCCGCCGGCTGGCCCAGATCTGGACGTCGCGTCAGACCGGTCCCACCACGATCAGCGACATCCGGTTCAGCTACGACCCGGCCGGCAACACCACCCGGATCGCGGACCTGACCTCCGGCGACACGCAGTGTTTCCGCACCGACCACCTGCGCCGGCTCGCTGAGGCGTGGACCCCGGGCGGCGCCGACTGCGCGCCGGATCCCGCAGTCGGCGGCGGGCCCGCACCGTACTGGCAGTCCTACCGCTACGACACCGCCGGCAACCGCACGACCCTCGTCGAGCACGCCACCTCCGCCGGTGACCGCACGACCACCTCCGCCGTGGATCCCGGCAGGCACCTGGTCACCGGCACCTCCACCACCGACGCCGCCGGAACCCGGACGGCCGGCTACACCTACACCGACGCGGGGGACACCTGGACCCGACCGACAGCGGCGGCCGGCACCCAGACCCTGACCTGGGACCCGGAAGGACACCTGTCCACCGCGAAGGACACCACGGGCACGACCAGCTACGTCTACGACGGTGACGGCAAGCGGCTGATCCGCACCGACCCGACGGGCAAGACCCTGTACCTGCCCGGACAGGAACTGCGCTTCACCACCGCCGGCTCGACCACGGCAGCCGTCCGCTACTACCGACACGCCGACGGCACTGTGGCGATGCGCACCGGCGCGGGGATCACCTGGCTGTCCGCCGACGAACACGGCACGGCCTCCGTCTCCGTCAACGCCGTCAGCCAGGCCGTCGCGGTGCGCCGCCAGACCCCGTTCGGGGTGCCGCGCGGCACGACGGGCACGTGGGTCCCGCAGTACGACAAGGGGTTCCTGGGCGGCACCAATGACAACACCGGGCTGACGAACCTGGGTGCCCGGGAGTACGACCCAGGGACCGGGAGGTTCATCAGCCGCGACAAGGTACTGCGCAACGACGACCCGCAACAGGTCAACGGGTACGCCTACGCCAACAACAACCCGGTCACCTTCACCGACCCGACCGGGCTGGACTGGCTGGACTCGCTGTCGGACGCCGCGAGTGACTTCGTCGACACGGCCACCGACGTGATCGATCGCACCGACGCCCCGATGTTCGCCCTCGGACTGGGGATGACCCTGCTCGGCGGCATGACCGACACCCTCGGCGGCGCGCTGTGCGCCACCGGGGTGGGCGCCCCGCTGGGCGCGGTGGTCCTCGCCGGCGGGATCTACGTCACCAGCGCGGGCGTGGCCATCGCCGTCACGGCCGTCGCCGCGCCGAACATCGCCTACGCCGTGCAGAACAACGACTCCGGTGGCGGAGGGGGTGAGTCAGACGACCCGGACTCGGCGGCGACCCCGCGCGAGTACGAGGAGGAGATCCGGATGCTGATGAAGGACCACGACAACAAGGGTGGCGGCGCACTCACCGAGGAGAACGCGATCGAGTCCCTCCAGGGCCCGCCCGGCACCAAGCCCAACGTCACCGAGGACGGCCTCAAGGGCGGCGCGGACATCGAGTTCACCGACGCGGATGGCAACGTCGTCCTGCGCCGCGAGGTGAAGACCACCGGCAACGTCGACGGCTACAGCAGTTTCAACAGCCACATCAAAGAGGCCAACTTGCAGTTCGACAAGGACGGCGAGATCTTCTACCAGGTCAAGGACGGCGCCGACGTCGAGAACTGGATTCAGCGCTGGCAGGGATCCCGGCGGGGTGTGGACAGCTACACCAAGGTCAAGGTCCGGTTCCGCACCGAGAGCGGCAAGGACCTCGGCACCTACAATCTGGGCATCAAGGGCAAGGCTGGCTACACCCCGCCCAAGCCGCAGCCGAGGCCAGAGCCGCCCCGCCAGCAGGGTGGCTGCCGGCGATACCCCGGGGAGTGCTGA
- a CDS encoding AfsR/SARP family transcriptional regulator — translation MEFRLLGPLEVRDGEQVIPVTSSRQRAMLAALALRAGSVVPVDDLVAVIWGESPPPSARSVLQSLALRLRKLLGPHAHVLVTRSPGYLLDVDPDTVDTAAARRLRAEAERAAAAGDLATEADRLRSTLALWRGRALVDVDSDLLRREDAAWWAEWHLDTLERRIVVDLALGRGGQAIGELRELTAAHPFREQFRVLLVTALHQAGRRAEALAEYQAARTILIDELGVEPGANLRRAHREALGAEPEPPAERPAPAAPSAPVPAQLPHEASGFTGRVAELAALDELAAGRTPGVVIVAVTGPAGVGKTAFVVHWAHRNRTAFADGQLYADLRGFDARHPPVPPTEILRQFLRALGVPPAGMPDSADELTQLYRSIVAGRRLLVVLDNAATPDQVRPLLPGGDGCVVVVTSRRRLGGLTARDGARTVALSMLSAAESHELLAAIAGRDRLLADPDAATELAALCGHLPLALRIVAANLAATRLGIREVATELGRGDRLAALSFADDPETAVGAAFALSYAALEPTEQAMFRRLSLCTGPDTTADIAAALVDGDHADPTTLLGALASAHLVEEYRPRRYRLHDLLRLYATDRAAAEDPPGTLAATRHRLLSTYLSTTDAACTLLFPHALRVAMPALAGPPVAFADQQAALDWLDREHVNVLFAVADAVGGGEARLGWCLTDALRGYFLYNNGGTLWLDTLTLTADAAREHAETGVEGLITQAMGTYHDQRGAAAAATAHYLRAVELHRLSGNIRAEANTLNNLSATDFAAGRLGEAIERLQRVITLFGQLHNQHGETLARHNLGRILLAVGRFHEAIGHATAALELTRQRQSRSEEGLALHLLGLVHDRLGHTEEALAALHAAADIHQELGTRIELASVHAELALTYLSSGDQTEAARHAELGVHLARENGGTSREPSTLHARAMVHYEKGDTAAARRDLDTAQTLTAGIQRPVETDIATALALVVLREGDATGALGHAYRALTLSRHSGSTAQEGDALIAAAAAHLALGEARQAATTAGRAAAIHHDSGYRRGEHRARQALARATAHEGTTA, via the coding sequence ATGGAGTTCCGCCTGCTCGGCCCGCTGGAGGTACGCGACGGCGAGCAGGTGATCCCTGTGACGTCGTCCCGACAACGGGCCATGCTCGCAGCCCTGGCGCTGCGGGCCGGCTCCGTGGTTCCCGTCGACGACCTCGTCGCCGTCATCTGGGGCGAGTCCCCGCCGCCCTCCGCCCGCAGTGTGCTGCAGAGTCTGGCTCTCCGGCTCCGCAAGCTGCTCGGCCCGCACGCCCACGTGCTCGTGACCCGGTCACCCGGCTACCTCCTCGACGTCGACCCCGACACCGTCGACACCGCCGCCGCCCGCCGACTGCGTGCCGAGGCCGAGCGGGCCGCAGCTGCCGGTGACCTGGCCACCGAGGCCGACCGGCTACGGTCGACACTGGCACTGTGGCGGGGCCGGGCCCTCGTCGACGTCGACTCCGACCTGCTCCGCAGGGAGGACGCGGCTTGGTGGGCCGAGTGGCACCTCGACACCCTCGAGCGCAGGATCGTCGTCGACCTCGCCCTCGGCCGGGGTGGTCAGGCCATCGGCGAGCTGCGCGAACTCACCGCCGCGCACCCGTTCCGCGAACAGTTCCGGGTCCTGCTCGTCACTGCCCTGCACCAGGCGGGCAGGCGGGCCGAGGCGCTCGCCGAGTACCAGGCCGCCCGCACCATCCTCATCGACGAGCTCGGCGTGGAGCCGGGCGCCAACCTGCGCCGCGCGCACCGCGAAGCCCTCGGGGCCGAACCCGAGCCGCCCGCCGAGCGGCCGGCCCCAGCCGCCCCGTCCGCACCCGTCCCCGCCCAGTTGCCGCACGAGGCGTCGGGCTTCACCGGACGGGTCGCCGAACTGGCCGCGCTCGACGAGCTGGCGGCCGGACGTACCCCCGGAGTGGTCATCGTCGCCGTGACCGGGCCCGCCGGCGTCGGCAAGACCGCGTTCGTCGTGCACTGGGCGCACCGGAACCGGACGGCGTTCGCCGACGGCCAGCTCTACGCCGACCTGCGCGGCTTCGACGCCCGGCACCCGCCGGTGCCCCCGACGGAGATCCTGCGGCAGTTTCTCCGCGCGCTCGGCGTGCCCCCGGCTGGCATGCCGGACAGCGCCGACGAACTCACCCAGCTGTATCGATCCATAGTGGCCGGTCGCCGCCTGCTCGTGGTGCTGGACAACGCGGCGACCCCCGACCAGGTGCGGCCCCTGCTGCCGGGCGGCGACGGCTGTGTCGTCGTGGTCACCAGCCGCCGCCGACTCGGCGGACTCACCGCCAGGGACGGAGCCCGGACAGTCGCCCTGAGCATGCTGTCGGCCGCAGAGTCCCACGAACTGCTCGCCGCCATCGCCGGACGCGACCGGCTGCTCGCCGACCCGGACGCCGCCACCGAACTCGCCGCGCTCTGCGGTCACCTGCCACTGGCCCTGCGGATCGTCGCGGCCAACCTGGCCGCCACCCGGCTCGGCATCCGAGAGGTGGCCACCGAACTCGGCCGGGGCGACCGGCTGGCCGCACTGTCCTTCGCGGACGATCCCGAAACAGCCGTCGGGGCCGCGTTCGCCCTTTCCTACGCCGCACTGGAGCCGACCGAGCAGGCCATGTTCCGCCGGCTGTCGCTGTGCACCGGCCCGGACACGACCGCGGACATCGCCGCCGCGCTCGTGGACGGCGATCACGCCGACCCGACCACCTTGCTGGGCGCCCTCGCGTCGGCACACCTCGTGGAGGAGTACCGCCCGCGCCGCTACCGGCTGCATGACCTGCTGCGGCTGTACGCGACCGACCGCGCCGCCGCCGAGGACCCGCCCGGGACACTCGCGGCCACCCGGCACCGGCTGCTGTCGACGTACCTGTCGACCACCGACGCGGCGTGCACCCTGCTGTTCCCCCATGCGCTCCGGGTGGCCATGCCGGCGCTGGCCGGCCCACCCGTTGCCTTCGCCGACCAGCAGGCCGCGCTCGACTGGCTGGACCGCGAGCACGTCAACGTGCTGTTCGCCGTGGCCGACGCGGTCGGCGGTGGCGAGGCGAGGCTCGGCTGGTGCCTGACCGACGCGCTCCGCGGGTACTTCCTGTACAACAACGGCGGCACGCTCTGGCTGGACACGCTCACCCTGACCGCCGACGCGGCCCGCGAGCACGCCGAGACCGGCGTCGAGGGCCTGATCACCCAGGCCATGGGCACCTACCACGACCAGCGGGGCGCCGCGGCCGCCGCGACAGCCCACTACCTGCGCGCCGTCGAACTGCACCGGCTCTCCGGCAACATCCGCGCAGAGGCCAACACCCTCAACAATCTCTCCGCGACCGACTTCGCCGCAGGGCGACTCGGCGAGGCGATCGAGCGCCTCCAGCGGGTGATCACGCTGTTCGGCCAGCTGCACAACCAGCACGGCGAGACACTCGCCCGACACAATCTTGGCCGGATCCTGCTCGCGGTGGGCCGGTTCCACGAGGCCATCGGGCACGCGACCGCCGCGCTGGAGCTCACCAGGCAGCGGCAGTCCCGGTCAGAGGAGGGGCTCGCCCTGCACCTGCTGGGCTTGGTGCACGACCGGCTCGGCCACACCGAGGAGGCTCTCGCGGCACTGCACGCCGCCGCCGACATCCATCAGGAGCTGGGCACCAGAATCGAGCTGGCCAGCGTCCACGCGGAGCTCGCCCTGACCTACCTCAGCAGCGGCGACCAGACCGAAGCGGCCCGGCACGCCGAACTCGGCGTGCACCTGGCCCGGGAGAACGGCGGCACGTCGCGCGAACCGAGTACCCTGCACGCCCGCGCGATGGTGCACTACGAGAAGGGCGACACCGCAGCCGCCCGCCGCGACCTGGACACAGCCCAGACACTCACCGCCGGTATCCAACGTCCGGTAGAGACGGACATCGCAACGGCGCTGGCCCTGGTCGTCCTGCGGGAGGGCGACGCCACCGGCGCCCTCGGACACGCCTACCGGGCGTTGACGCTCTCCCGGCACTCGGGGAGCACCGCGCAAGAAGGCGACGCGCTGATCGCGGCCGCCGCAGCGCACCTGGCCCTCGGCGAGGCCCGGCAAGCCGCGACGACAGCCGGACGAGCTGCCGCGATCCACCACGACAGCGGCTACCGGCGGGGGGAGCACCGAGCCCGGCAGGCACTCGCCAGGGCCACAGCCCACGAAGGGACCACCGCCTGA